The following proteins are co-located in the Pseudomonas synxantha genome:
- a CDS encoding LTA synthase family protein, with the protein MGLLKTAPMRYLLLITGAWLLVFLLTRSVLLVTHVNEVGGNWLPVFGVGMLYDLAFLAYAALPLGLYLLLCPPALWRRRGHRWFLQALLTASLFAMLFTSVAEWLFWDEFGVRFNFIAVDYLVYSDEVLNNLLESYPIGKLLSLLAMLAILMSLALRKPFNAAMAAPLPALRGRLLNGLGLLVVAGLSLQLISQDSPRAQGGNAYKNELASNGPYQFFAAFRNNELDYTQFYKSLPTDVVARQLRAELSEPNARFIDPDPLDIRRAITNPGTLRKPNIVLVTIESFSAKYMGSNGDQRNLTPNLDALRKQSLYFNNFYATGTRTDRGLEAITLAIPPTPGRSIVKRIGRESGFASLGQQLKAIGYDSVFVYGGRGYFDNMNAFFSGNGYRVVDQSSVPESDISFKNAWGMADEDLFKQTLTLADADYAKQQPFLLQLMTTSNHRPYTYPDGRIDIKSGKGRDGAVKYTDYAIGQFLEAARQKPWFDNTIFVFVADHTAGSAGKEDLPITNYQIPLFVYAPKLIDPRESAQLASQIDLAPTLLGLINLSYESTFFGRNLLQDNPLPPRVVIGNYQHLGLFDGKDLAILSPRQGLRRHDQALGESQELRVGSDDPLVQRAITYYQAASYDFKQQLLSWRVPKDAAPTLSTR; encoded by the coding sequence ATGGGCCTTCTCAAAACAGCGCCAATGCGCTATCTGCTGTTGATAACCGGCGCCTGGTTATTAGTGTTCCTGCTCACTCGCAGCGTGCTGCTCGTGACTCATGTGAATGAAGTGGGCGGCAATTGGCTGCCGGTGTTTGGCGTGGGAATGCTCTACGACCTGGCCTTCCTTGCCTACGCAGCTTTACCGCTGGGCCTGTATTTACTGCTCTGCCCACCTGCACTCTGGCGCCGCCGAGGTCATCGCTGGTTCCTGCAGGCGCTGCTGACGGCCAGCCTGTTCGCCATGCTGTTTACTTCGGTGGCCGAATGGCTGTTCTGGGATGAGTTTGGCGTACGCTTCAACTTTATTGCCGTTGACTATCTGGTGTATTCCGATGAGGTGCTGAACAACCTGCTGGAATCCTATCCGATCGGCAAGTTGCTGAGCCTGTTGGCAATGCTGGCGATCCTCATGAGCCTGGCCCTGCGTAAACCTTTCAATGCCGCCATGGCAGCGCCGTTGCCGGCACTGCGTGGCCGGCTGCTTAATGGTCTGGGATTATTGGTGGTCGCCGGCCTCAGCCTGCAACTGATCAGCCAGGACAGCCCACGTGCCCAAGGCGGCAACGCCTACAAGAACGAATTGGCCAGCAACGGCCCTTACCAATTCTTCGCTGCGTTCCGCAATAACGAACTGGACTACACCCAGTTCTACAAAAGCCTGCCTACCGACGTGGTCGCCCGGCAATTGCGCGCCGAACTCAGCGAGCCGAATGCCCGCTTTATCGACCCGGACCCGCTGGATATTCGCCGCGCCATCACCAACCCGGGCACGCTGCGCAAGCCCAACATCGTGCTGGTCACCATCGAAAGCTTCAGTGCCAAGTACATGGGCAGCAACGGCGATCAACGCAACCTCACGCCCAACCTGGATGCATTGCGCAAACAAAGCCTGTACTTCAATAACTTCTATGCCACCGGTACACGAACCGACCGGGGCCTGGAAGCCATTACCCTGGCCATTCCACCAACGCCAGGTCGTTCGATCGTCAAGCGCATCGGCCGTGAAAGCGGGTTCGCCAGCCTTGGGCAACAACTCAAGGCCATCGGCTATGACAGCGTGTTTGTCTACGGCGGGCGCGGTTACTTCGACAATATGAACGCGTTTTTCAGCGGCAATGGCTATCGGGTCGTAGACCAGAGCAGCGTGCCTGAGTCAGACATCTCATTCAAAAATGCCTGGGGCATGGCCGACGAGGACCTGTTCAAACAGACCCTGACACTGGCCGACGCCGACTACGCCAAGCAGCAGCCGTTCTTGCTGCAGCTGATGACCACCTCTAACCACCGCCCCTACACCTACCCGGACGGGCGTATCGATATCAAGTCAGGCAAGGGCCGCGACGGTGCGGTGAAATACACCGACTACGCCATCGGCCAATTCCTCGAGGCCGCACGCCAGAAACCGTGGTTCGATAACACGATCTTCGTGTTCGTCGCCGACCACACCGCCGGCAGCGCAGGCAAGGAAGACCTGCCGATCACCAACTACCAGATTCCTTTGTTTGTCTATGCGCCCAAGCTGATCGACCCACGGGAATCCGCCCAACTGGCCAGCCAGATCGACCTTGCACCGACCTTGCTGGGTCTGATCAACCTGAGTTACGAATCGACCTTCTTTGGCCGCAACCTGTTGCAAGACAACCCGCTGCCACCGCGAGTGGTGATCGGCAATTACCAGCATTTGGGCTTGTTTGACGGCAAGGACCTGGCGATCCTCAGCCCACGCCAAGGGCTGCGTCGCCACGACCAAGCCCTTGGGGAGAGCCAGGAGTTGCGCGTGGGCAGCGATGATCCATTGGTCCAACGGGCGATTACCTACTACCAAGCCGCCAGTTACGACTTCAAACAACAACTGCTGAGTTGGAGGGTGCCCAAGGACGCGGCCCCGACGCTGAGCACACGCTGA
- a CDS encoding phosphatase PAP2 family protein, protein MRSHPAAPASKPLDFWLCLGIPIAAALVLLMLELTSLDMDLAKQFYNAADGGFIGRYSFFLEDILHDRAKELVILFSVLAILGFVGTFILQRLKPYRRELGCLVLSLGLATAFVSPLKTITAVQCPWSLKEFGGQETYSELLSPRPPTDKPGRCWPGGHAATGFALFAWFFALRDRKPKMARNAFIVAVGLGSVFSVSRMLQGAHFFSHNVWTAIFCWLICLAMYCLLLYRPSRQTTSIATHPL, encoded by the coding sequence ATGCGCTCTCACCCCGCTGCACCGGCTTCCAAGCCCCTTGATTTCTGGCTGTGCCTGGGTATTCCCATCGCCGCTGCGCTGGTATTGCTGATGCTGGAGCTGACTTCGCTGGACATGGATCTTGCCAAGCAGTTCTACAACGCAGCCGATGGAGGCTTCATCGGTCGCTACAGCTTCTTCCTCGAAGACATCCTGCATGACCGTGCCAAGGAGTTGGTGATCCTGTTTTCGGTCCTGGCGATCCTTGGGTTTGTCGGCACCTTTATCTTGCAGCGCCTCAAGCCTTACCGCCGCGAACTGGGGTGCCTGGTGCTTTCCCTGGGGCTGGCGACAGCCTTCGTATCGCCGCTGAAAACCATCACCGCCGTGCAGTGCCCCTGGAGTCTCAAGGAATTTGGCGGCCAGGAAACCTATAGCGAACTGCTAAGCCCTCGCCCGCCTACCGACAAGCCAGGTCGCTGCTGGCCCGGTGGGCATGCGGCAACCGGGTTTGCCTTGTTCGCCTGGTTCTTTGCCCTGAGGGATCGCAAGCCGAAGATGGCGCGCAACGCGTTCATCGTTGCAGTCGGTTTGGGCAGTGTCTTTTCGGTGAGCCGCATGCTTCAAGGGGCGCACTTCTTTTCCCACAATGTGTGGACAGCAATTTTTTGCTGGCTGATTTGCCTGGCCATGTATTGCCTGCTGCTGTACCGGCCATCAAGGCAAACAACATCCATCGCTACCCACCCCCTATAA
- the groL gene encoding chaperonin GroEL (60 kDa chaperone family; promotes refolding of misfolded polypeptides especially under stressful conditions; forms two stacked rings of heptamers to form a barrel-shaped 14mer; ends can be capped by GroES; misfolded proteins enter the barrel where they are refolded when GroES binds), with the protein MAAKEVKFGDSARKKMLTGVNVLADAVKATLGPKGRNVIIEKSFGAPTITKDGVSVAKEIELEDRFENMGAQLVKDVASRANDDAGDGTTTATVLAQAIVNEGYKAVAAGMNPMDLKRGIDKATIAVVAELKNLSKPCADTKAIAQVGTISANSDSSIGDIIAQAMEKVGKEGVITVEEGSGLENELSVVEGMQFDRGYLSPYFVNKPETMVAELDNPLILLVDKKISNIREMLPVLEAVAKAGRPLLIVSEDVEGEALATLVVNNMRGIVKVAAVKAPGFGDRRKAMLQDIAVLTGGTVISEEIGLSLESATLENLGSAKRVTISKENTIIVDGAGVEGDIESRIAQIRAQVAETSSDYDREKLQERLAKLSGGVAVIKVGAGSEVEMKEKKARVEDALHATRAAVEEGVVPGGGVALIRALEALTNLTGDNADQNVGIAVLRRAVEAPLRQIAANSGDEPSVVVNEVKNGKGNYGYNAATGIYGDMIEMGILDPTKVTRSALQAAASIGGLILTTEAAIAEKPKAEGAAGGGMPDMGGMGGMGGMM; encoded by the coding sequence ATGGCTGCTAAAGAAGTTAAATTCGGCGATTCCGCCCGCAAGAAAATGCTCACCGGTGTCAACGTCCTGGCTGACGCAGTAAAAGCGACCCTCGGCCCGAAAGGTCGTAACGTGATCATCGAGAAGAGCTTCGGCGCTCCGACCATCACCAAGGACGGCGTTTCCGTAGCCAAAGAGATCGAACTGGAAGACCGTTTCGAAAACATGGGTGCGCAGCTGGTCAAAGACGTTGCCTCCCGTGCCAACGATGACGCAGGCGACGGCACCACCACCGCTACCGTCCTGGCCCAGGCGATCGTCAACGAAGGCTACAAGGCCGTCGCTGCCGGCATGAACCCGATGGACCTCAAGCGCGGCATCGACAAGGCGACCATCGCCGTCGTCGCTGAGCTGAAGAACCTGTCCAAGCCATGCGCCGACACCAAGGCCATCGCTCAGGTAGGCACCATCTCCGCCAACTCCGACAGCTCCATCGGCGACATCATTGCCCAAGCGATGGAAAAAGTCGGTAAAGAAGGCGTGATCACCGTTGAAGAAGGCTCGGGCCTGGAAAACGAACTGTCGGTTGTAGAAGGCATGCAGTTCGACCGCGGCTACCTGTCCCCGTACTTCGTCAACAAGCCTGAGACCATGGTTGCCGAACTGGACAACCCGCTGATCCTGCTGGTCGACAAGAAGATCTCCAACATCCGCGAAATGCTGCCAGTGCTGGAAGCCGTTGCCAAAGCCGGCCGCCCACTGCTGATCGTTTCCGAAGACGTTGAAGGCGAAGCCCTGGCGACCCTGGTCGTGAACAACATGCGTGGCATCGTTAAAGTCGCGGCCGTCAAGGCTCCAGGCTTCGGCGATCGTCGCAAGGCCATGCTGCAGGACATCGCTGTATTGACCGGCGGTACCGTTATCTCCGAAGAGATCGGCCTGAGCCTGGAAAGCGCCACCCTGGAAAACCTGGGTAGCGCCAAGCGCGTAACCATCTCCAAGGAAAACACCATCATCGTTGACGGTGCTGGCGTTGAAGGCGACATCGAGTCCCGTATCGCCCAGATCCGCGCACAGGTTGCTGAAACCTCCTCGGACTACGACCGTGAAAAACTGCAAGAGCGTCTGGCCAAGCTGTCCGGCGGCGTTGCAGTGATCAAGGTTGGCGCTGGTTCCGAAGTCGAAATGAAAGAAAAGAAAGCCCGCGTTGAAGACGCCCTGCACGCAACCCGTGCAGCCGTTGAAGAAGGCGTGGTACCTGGCGGCGGCGTTGCGCTGATCCGTGCTCTGGAAGCCTTGACTAACCTGACCGGCGACAACGCTGACCAGAACGTCGGTATCGCGGTACTGCGTCGTGCCGTTGAAGCACCGCTGCGCCAGATCGCTGCCAACTCCGGTGACGAGCCAAGCGTTGTGGTCAACGAAGTCAAGAACGGCAAGGGTAACTACGGTTACAACGCTGCGACTGGCATCTACGGCGACATGATCGAAATGGGCATCCTGGACCCTACCAAGGTGACTCGTTCGGCGCTGCAAGCGGCAGCCTCCATCGGTGGCCTGATCCTGACCACCGAAGCTGCCATCGCTGAAAAGCCGAAGGCTGAAGGCGCAGCTGGCGGCGGCATGCCAGACATGGGCGGCATGGGTGGCATGGGCGGCATGATGTAA
- a CDS encoding co-chaperone GroES, whose amino-acid sequence MKLRPLHDRVVIRRSEEEKKTAGGIVLPGSAAEKANHGVILAAGPGKALENGEVRALAVKVGDKVVFGPYSGSNTVKIDGEDLLVMSESEILAVLED is encoded by the coding sequence ATGAAGCTTCGTCCTCTGCATGACCGCGTCGTCATCCGTCGCAGTGAAGAAGAAAAGAAAACCGCTGGCGGCATCGTCCTGCCAGGTTCGGCTGCTGAAAAAGCCAACCACGGTGTGATTCTTGCTGCGGGTCCAGGCAAGGCTCTGGAAAACGGTGAAGTACGTGCGCTGGCCGTGAAAGTGGGTGACAAGGTTGTTTTCGGCCCTTACTCCGGCAGCAACACTGTGAAAATCGACGGCGAAGACCTGCTGGTCATGAGCGAGAGCGAGATTCTCGCCGTTCTGGAAGACTGA
- a CDS encoding FxsA family protein, producing the protein MRPFLLLFLLFPVLELFVFVQVSGAIGFFPALLLIIAGSMLGVLVLRVAGLATALRARESLNRGELPAQTMLEGLMMALAGGLLILPGFVSDVVGLVLLLPFTRKLLAGKMRQRAEEAAIRQRAFADDLQPRGGPAPRQPLGREGDVIEGEFEHRDSK; encoded by the coding sequence ATGCGCCCTTTTTTATTGCTCTTTCTGCTGTTCCCGGTGTTGGAGCTGTTCGTATTCGTTCAAGTCAGCGGTGCGATCGGGTTTTTCCCGGCATTGCTGTTGATCATCGCCGGCTCGATGCTCGGCGTCCTCGTGCTGCGCGTCGCCGGCCTGGCTACGGCGTTGCGTGCCCGTGAGAGCCTGAACCGCGGCGAGTTACCCGCCCAGACCATGCTGGAGGGCTTGATGATGGCGCTGGCAGGTGGCTTGTTGATCCTGCCGGGCTTTGTCAGCGATGTGGTCGGCCTGGTCCTGCTGCTGCCGTTCACGCGCAAGCTGCTGGCCGGCAAGATGCGCCAGCGCGCCGAAGAAGCCGCGATTCGCCAACGCGCCTTCGCCGACGACCTGCAACCGCGTGGCGGTCCGGCCCCGCGCCAGCCCCTGGGACGCGAAGGCGATGTGATCGAAGGCGAATTCGAACACCGCGACAGCAAATAA
- a CDS encoding HugZ family protein, whose protein sequence is MSAHVAKNARELLLKEYRGALSTLSKAMPGFPFGSVVPYCLDEQGRPLILISRIAQHTHNLQKDPKCSLLVGERGADDVQAVGRLTYLAEAEKLEDQAAIEAAAERYYRYFPDSANYHKAHDFDFWMLKPVRHRYIGGFGAIHWVDQLTLANPFAGKAERSMIEHMNSDHTKAIAHYVELSGLPASEPAQLAGIDSEGMHLRIGQSLHWLPFATPCNTPTQVREALVSLAHAEAWPKITAANA, encoded by the coding sequence TTGAGCGCGCACGTTGCCAAGAACGCCCGAGAGCTGTTGCTCAAGGAATACCGTGGGGCTCTCTCCACACTGTCCAAGGCCATGCCCGGGTTTCCCTTTGGCTCGGTCGTGCCCTATTGCCTTGACGAACAAGGCCGCCCGCTGATCCTGATCAGCCGCATCGCCCAGCACACCCACAACCTGCAAAAAGATCCCAAGTGCTCGCTGCTGGTAGGTGAGCGCGGGGCCGATGATGTGCAGGCCGTGGGGCGCCTGACCTACCTGGCCGAAGCCGAAAAGCTTGAAGACCAAGCAGCGATTGAAGCCGCTGCCGAGCGTTATTACCGCTATTTCCCCGATTCGGCCAACTACCACAAGGCCCACGATTTCGATTTCTGGATGCTCAAGCCGGTGCGCCACCGGTATATCGGCGGGTTTGGCGCGATTCACTGGGTCGATCAGTTGACCTTGGCCAACCCGTTTGCCGGCAAGGCCGAACGCAGCATGATCGAGCACATGAACAGCGATCACACCAAGGCCATTGCCCATTACGTCGAGCTCAGCGGGTTGCCCGCGTCCGAGCCTGCGCAATTGGCTGGCATCGACAGCGAAGGCATGCACCTGCGTATCGGCCAGTCCCTGCATTGGTTGCCCTTCGCAACGCCTTGCAACACGCCGACACAAGTGCGCGAAGCCTTGGTTTCGTTGGCTCACGCCGAGGCCTGGCCGAAAATAACCGCCGCCAATGCTTGA
- a CDS encoding DUF481 domain-containing protein yields the protein MLSRTLLCLAVFSASTPLLADTVWLKNGDRLTGKIKVFDGGKLLIQTTYAGSIPVDWKQVKTLESDQELLVKQDAYSGEKAKSLHASDDGKVVLANGEAPKTVELASIQQIMKPKPVIEDLVWKGNVDLALDYKRADKDTNDYDVDFKTSARHGQWRHTGKGEYNREFQDDVTTTDNWALEYSLDRFITEHWFWQGRLTYKRDKVEDLARQRVVGTGPGYQFWDDELGAFSLGSLVNRTDYEYADGGKDNFYSLAMKWNYNRYLVGKTVEFFTNGELGKPLAGPAEYSLDAEMGLRYKVTEWASLNLKAERNEVSGNSDSSLSKTRYTAGFGVAW from the coding sequence ATGTTGTCCAGAACCCTGTTGTGCCTTGCTGTTTTCAGTGCTTCCACGCCCTTGCTCGCCGATACCGTGTGGTTGAAAAACGGTGACCGCCTGACCGGCAAGATCAAAGTCTTCGACGGCGGCAAATTGCTGATCCAGACAACCTACGCAGGCTCTATCCCGGTGGACTGGAAGCAGGTCAAGACCCTGGAAAGCGACCAGGAGCTGCTGGTCAAGCAGGACGCCTACAGCGGTGAAAAGGCCAAGTCCTTGCACGCCTCGGATGATGGGAAGGTGGTGCTGGCCAATGGCGAGGCACCCAAGACCGTGGAGCTGGCAAGTATCCAACAGATCATGAAGCCCAAGCCAGTGATCGAAGACCTGGTGTGGAAGGGCAACGTCGACCTGGCGCTCGACTACAAGCGTGCGGACAAAGACACCAACGACTACGACGTCGACTTCAAGACCTCGGCCCGTCACGGCCAGTGGCGTCATACGGGCAAGGGTGAATACAACCGCGAGTTCCAGGATGACGTCACCACCACCGACAACTGGGCGCTGGAATACAGCCTGGACCGCTTCATCACCGAGCACTGGTTCTGGCAGGGCCGCTTGACCTACAAGCGCGACAAGGTCGAAGACCTGGCTCGCCAGCGCGTTGTCGGTACCGGCCCGGGCTATCAGTTCTGGGACGATGAGCTGGGCGCCTTCTCCCTGGGTTCGCTGGTCAACCGCACCGATTATGAATATGCCGACGGCGGCAAGGACAACTTCTATTCCCTGGCCATGAAGTGGAACTACAACCGCTACCTGGTGGGCAAGACCGTTGAATTCTTCACCAACGGTGAATTGGGCAAGCCCCTGGCCGGACCGGCCGAGTATTCCCTGGATGCCGAGATGGGCCTGCGCTACAAGGTCACCGAGTGGGCTTCGCTGAACTTGAAGGCTGAGCGCAACGAGGTCAGCGGCAACTCCGACAGCAGCTTGAGCAAGACCCGCTACACCGCAGGCTTTGGTGTGGCCTGGTAA
- a CDS encoding MGMT family protein, translating into MRRTALYLTLAQVPEGCVVSYGELAQLAGLGRAARWVGRTLSQLPEDTRLPWHRVLGAGGRISLPVGSASGDEQRARLRSEGITILNNRVDIQRHGWRPVEHSG; encoded by the coding sequence ATGCGTCGTACCGCCTTGTACCTGACACTGGCGCAAGTGCCGGAAGGCTGCGTGGTGAGCTACGGCGAGCTGGCCCAACTGGCCGGCCTGGGCCGCGCCGCCCGCTGGGTCGGGCGCACCCTGAGCCAGTTGCCCGAGGACACGCGATTGCCCTGGCATCGGGTGTTGGGTGCCGGCGGTCGGATAAGCCTGCCGGTGGGCAGTGCCTCGGGTGACGAACAACGTGCGCGTTTGCGTAGCGAAGGCATCACTATCCTGAACAATCGCGTTGATATTCAGCGTCATGGCTGGCGCCCGGTAGAGCACAGCGGTTAG
- a CDS encoding AmpG family muropeptide MFS transporter: protein MPRKTWRAALAAYASPSTLVLLLLGFAAGMPYMLVFSTLSVWLREAGVARETIGYASLIGLAYAFKWVWSPLLDQWRLPLLGKLGRRRSWLVLAQSLVILGLIGMGFCDPQKHLSWLIAIAVVVAFASATQDIAVDAYRLEIADDSRQAALAASYMSGYRIAALLATAGALFFAEGFGSTGFNYKHSAWTGTYVLFGVLMVPALLTTLLMREPDVPLRTQLQAGRYSFVHQLVSVFVLIVLLVSVPAMFTQLYNTDFASVLFQGVSLWELLMEDRAFLRAILYITLTSLCLSAMGRRGLAPVLTPVNDFILRYRWQALLLLGLIATYRMSDTVMGVMANVFYIDQGFTKDQIAGVSKIFGLIMTLVGAGMGGLLIVRFGILPILFIGGVASAGTNLLFVMLADMGPDLQMLIVTISLDNFSSGLATSAFVAYLSSLTNLKFSATQYALLSSIMLLLPRLIGGYSGVMVEKFGYHNFFMITCLLGLPTLFLIALHWFQENRRAQLNPPQED, encoded by the coding sequence ATGCCCCGTAAAACCTGGCGCGCCGCGCTCGCCGCCTATGCCAGCCCCTCGACGTTAGTGCTGTTGTTGCTCGGTTTCGCCGCCGGCATGCCTTACATGTTGGTGTTCTCGACGCTTTCCGTGTGGCTGCGTGAAGCCGGTGTGGCTCGCGAGACCATCGGCTATGCGAGCCTGATCGGTCTGGCCTACGCCTTCAAATGGGTCTGGTCGCCGCTGCTCGACCAATGGCGCCTGCCGTTACTCGGAAAACTGGGGCGTCGTCGTTCCTGGCTGGTGCTGGCCCAGTCGCTGGTGATCCTCGGATTGATCGGCATGGGCTTCTGCGATCCGCAAAAACACTTGTCCTGGTTGATCGCCATTGCGGTGGTAGTCGCGTTCGCGTCGGCCACCCAAGACATTGCCGTCGATGCCTATCGCCTGGAAATTGCCGACGACAGCCGCCAGGCCGCCCTAGCCGCAAGCTATATGTCCGGTTATCGCATCGCCGCCCTGCTGGCCACGGCCGGCGCACTGTTCTTTGCCGAAGGCTTCGGCTCCACCGGCTTCAACTATAAACACTCGGCCTGGACCGGCACCTATGTGCTGTTCGGCGTGCTGATGGTTCCGGCGCTGCTGACCACGCTGTTGATGCGTGAGCCCGATGTGCCCCTACGCACCCAGTTGCAGGCCGGGCGCTACAGCTTCGTGCACCAACTGGTGTCGGTGTTCGTGTTGATCGTGCTGCTGGTGTCGGTGCCCGCGATGTTCACCCAGCTGTACAACACTGACTTCGCCAGCGTGCTGTTCCAGGGTGTGAGCCTATGGGAATTGCTGATGGAAGACCGCGCATTCCTGCGCGCCATCCTCTATATCACGCTCACTTCGCTGTGCCTTTCGGCCATGGGTCGCCGGGGCCTGGCGCCGGTGCTGACGCCGGTCAACGACTTTATCCTGCGTTATCGCTGGCAGGCACTGTTGCTGCTCGGGCTGATTGCCACCTATCGCATGTCCGACACGGTGATGGGCGTGATGGCCAACGTGTTCTACATCGACCAGGGCTTTACCAAGGACCAGATCGCCGGGGTGAGCAAGATCTTCGGCCTGATCATGACCCTGGTCGGCGCCGGCATGGGCGGCCTGTTGATTGTGCGGTTCGGTATCCTGCCGATCCTGTTCATCGGCGGCGTGGCCTCGGCCGGCACCAACCTGTTGTTCGTGATGCTCGCCGACATGGGCCCCGACCTGCAGATGCTGATCGTCACCATTTCCCTGGATAACTTCAGCTCGGGCCTTGCCACGTCGGCGTTTGTCGCCTACCTGTCGAGCCTGACCAACCTCAAGTTCTCCGCCACCCAGTACGCGTTGCTCAGCTCGATCATGCTGTTGCTGCCACGCCTGATCGGTGGGTATTCGGGGGTGATGGTGGAGAAGTTCGGTTACCACAACTTCTTCATGATCACCTGCCTGCTGGGCCTGCCGACGCTGTTCCTGATTGCGTTGCACTGGTTCCAGGAAAACCGGCGTGCACAGCTGAATCCGCCGCAGGAAGATTGA
- a CDS encoding proline--tRNA ligase — translation MRTSQYLLATQKETPSDAVVISHQLMLRAGMIRKLASGLYTWLPMGLKVMRKVEAIVREEMNAAGSLEVLMPSTQPAELWQESGRWEEYGPELLRFKDRHGRDFCAGPTHEEVITDLMRNELSSYKQLPLNLYQIQTKFRDEIRPRFGLMRGREFIMKDAYSFHADLASLQVTYDRMHQAYCNVFTRLGLKFRPVEADNGSIGGAGSHEFHVLAESGEDDIVFSNGSDYAANIEKAEAVPRETSRPAPAEELRLVDTPDTKTIAALVEKFNLPIEKTIKTLIVHAEEEGKLIALVIRGDHELNEIKAANQPGVASPLVMASDAELRDAIGAGAGSLGPLNLPLPIIIDRSVELMSDFGIGANIDDKHYFGVNWERDLPVPTVADLRNVVAGDPSPDGKGTLEIKRGIEVGHIFQLGNKYSKAMKCEVLGENGKPITLEMGCYGIGVSRVVAAAIEQNNDEKGIIWSDALAPFQVALVPLRYETEQVREATDKLYAELTAAGFEVLLDDRDKKTSPGIKFADMELIGIPHRIVVSDRGLADGNLEYKSRTEAEAQPLPVADVLSFLQARIRR, via the coding sequence ATGCGTACCAGTCAATATTTGCTCGCCACACAGAAAGAAACGCCTTCCGACGCGGTAGTGATCAGCCACCAGCTGATGCTGCGCGCCGGTATGATCCGCAAACTGGCCTCCGGCCTGTACACCTGGTTGCCCATGGGCTTGAAGGTGATGCGCAAGGTCGAAGCCATCGTTCGTGAAGAAATGAACGCCGCCGGCTCTCTGGAAGTGTTGATGCCGAGCACCCAACCGGCTGAGTTATGGCAGGAATCCGGGCGCTGGGAAGAGTACGGCCCTGAGTTGCTGCGCTTCAAGGACCGTCATGGCCGCGATTTCTGCGCCGGCCCGACCCATGAAGAGGTCATCACCGATCTGATGCGCAACGAGTTGAGCAGCTATAAGCAGTTGCCACTGAACCTGTATCAGATCCAGACCAAGTTCCGTGATGAAATCCGCCCACGCTTCGGCCTGATGCGTGGCCGCGAGTTCATCATGAAGGATGCTTATTCCTTCCACGCCGACCTCGCGTCGCTGCAGGTCACCTACGATCGCATGCACCAGGCCTATTGCAACGTGTTCACGCGCCTGGGCCTGAAATTCCGCCCGGTTGAAGCGGACAATGGCTCCATCGGCGGTGCCGGCTCCCACGAATTCCACGTGCTGGCCGAATCCGGCGAAGACGATATCGTGTTCAGCAACGGTTCCGACTACGCGGCCAACATCGAGAAAGCCGAAGCCGTGCCACGGGAAACTTCCCGCCCCGCACCGGCCGAGGAACTGCGCCTGGTCGATACCCCTGACACCAAGACCATCGCGGCACTGGTGGAAAAATTCAATCTGCCGATTGAAAAGACCATCAAGACCTTGATCGTGCACGCCGAAGAAGAAGGCAAGCTGATCGCCCTGGTCATCCGTGGCGACCATGAGCTCAACGAAATCAAGGCGGCCAACCAACCTGGCGTGGCCAGCCCACTGGTCATGGCCTCCGACGCCGAACTGCGTGACGCCATCGGCGCTGGCGCCGGCTCCCTGGGCCCGCTGAACCTGCCCCTGCCGATCATCATCGACCGTTCGGTGGAGCTGATGAGCGACTTCGGCATCGGCGCGAACATCGACGACAAGCACTACTTTGGCGTGAACTGGGAGCGCGACCTGCCGGTTCCGACCGTGGCCGACCTGCGTAACGTTGTCGCCGGCGACCCAAGCCCGGATGGCAAGGGCACCCTGGAAATCAAGCGCGGCATCGAAGTCGGGCATATCTTCCAGCTGGGCAACAAGTACAGCAAGGCGATGAAGTGCGAAGTGCTGGGCGAGAACGGCAAGCCGATCACCCTGGAAATGGGTTGCTACGGCATCGGCGTTTCTCGTGTGGTAGCCGCTGCCATCGAACAGAATAACGACGAAAAAGGCATTATCTGGAGTGACGCCCTGGCACCGTTCCAGGTGGCTCTGGTGCCACTGCGCTACGAAACCGAGCAGGTACGCGAAGCCACCGACAAACTGTATGCCGAACTGACGGCCGCCGGTTTTGAAGTGCTGCTGGATGACCGGGACAAGAAGACCAGCCCGGGTATCAAGTTTGCCGACATGGAACTGATTGGCATCCCGCACCGGATCGTGGTCAGTGACCGCGGCCTGGCCGATGGCAACCTGGAATACAAGAGCCGGACCGAAGCCGAAGCCCAACCGTTGCCGGTGGCTGACGTGCTGTCTTTCCTCCAGGCGCGCATTCGTCGCTGA